The proteins below come from a single Amphiura filiformis chromosome 15, Afil_fr2py, whole genome shotgun sequence genomic window:
- the LOC140172140 gene encoding zygote arrest protein 2.S-like, producing MTGMRLGVRAMSLGGKDDNLVRRYGWFKCSDCGRGWESAYAWVYQENEIAVYGQECKSCPGKYVKPYKVDKLRCPICGATAGGCSCKRRDKKVHRSDLCEKCMSGKYCTLVGNEK from the exons ATGACGGGAATGAGGCTGGGTGTACGAGCTATGTCTTTGGGAGGCAAAGATGACAATCTTGTCAGAAGATATGGTTGGTTTAAATGTTCTGATTGCGGCAGAGGTTGGGAAAGTGCATATGCTTGGGTGTATCAGGAAAATGAGATC GCAGTTTATGGCCAAGAGTGCAAATCCTGTCCAGGCAAATACGTCAAGCCATACAAAGTGGACAAACTTCGATGCCCAATTTGCGGTGCGACAGCGGGTGGCTGTTCCTGTAAAAGGCGGGACAAGAAAGTTCACCGATCGGACTTATGCGAAAAGTGTATGAGCGGAAAATACTGCACATTGGTTGGCAATGAAAAATGA